The window TGAAGTGCGCGGCGGTCAGCTTCTGCAGCTCGGTCATCTGGGGGTTGTTGACCATCAGGACATTGATGGAGTCGCCGCCGGAACCGGTCCCGCCCGCACCGGCCCAGCAGCCGGAGATCAGCGGGGCGAGCAGCGTCCCTGCGGCGGCCATGGCGAGCGTGGCTCGCGGCCTCCGTCGGCTCGGGGTGCGCATGGATCGCTCCTGGAGGTATGGGGACATAGGGGGCGCTCGGAGGGGTGGCGCGCCCCCAGGGGAGGTGAGTGGAGGTGGGTGGGGCAGTCAGACCCGGATGACCTGCGGGCCCAGCAGGGAGTAGCGGTGGGCCTCGGCGGCCGGGAGCAGGGTGCTCGTCACGATCGCCTCCAGGGCGCCGACCTCGGCGAACCGGCAGAAGCTGACCGCTCCGAACTTGGTGTGGACCCCGGCGAACACGGTCCGCCGGGCGCCCCGGATCGCCTGCGCCTTGACCTCGCCGACGGCGGGGTCGGGGGTGGTCAGGCCGTGCTCGCGGGAGATGCCGTTGGCGCCGATGTAGGCGAGGTCGATGACGAAACCGGCCAGCATCTTCGTGGTCCAGTGGTCGACGGTGGCCAGGGTGCCGGGGCGGACCCGGCCGCCCAGCAGCAGGACGGAGACGTGCTCGGCCTCCACGAGGGCGCCCGCGACCGGCAGGGACGCGGTGACCACGGTCAGCGGCCGGTCCCGGGGGAGGGCCTCGGCGATGAGCTGCGGGGTGAAGCCCTCGTCGACGAAGACGGTCTCGGCGTCCCCGAGCAGCTCGGCCGCGGCACCCGCGATCCGGCGCTTCTCGGGCACGTGGCTGGTGGCCCGGAAGGCGAGCGTCGTCTCGAAGCCGGCGCTCTCCACCGGGCAGGCCCCGCCATGGGTGCGGCGGACCAGGCCGTGGTCCTCCAGCGCGCGCAGATCGCGCCGGACGGTCTCCTTGGCCACGCCCAGCTCGGCGGCGAGCGCGGTGACGTCCACCGAGCCGGTGGCGCGCGCGGCCCGCACGATCTCGCGCTGGCGTTCTTCCGCCGTCCTCGTGCTCATGCCGTCACCCGCTTCCCTGTGGAACTGCCCGTTCGGGCCCATGGAGGAAGTTCTACAGCGGGTGCGTGGCGCTGACCAGGTCTGTTGCGGGCCCGATACTGCCCGGGTGTGCCCGTTCGCCGCGTGCCGTGCCCGTCGCGGACCTGCGACGGCGTGTGCCGCGGGGTGGGAGCGGGCGGCGCGGATGCCCGAACGCGGCGCGGGCGGGCCCGTTCGGTGCCCGCCCACGCGCGTGGGCCGTCCGTTTCCGGCTTGCCGGGCCCGCCGGCGTCACGGCTGTCCGGAGCCGCCGGCGGCTCAGTACGGCCAGATCGGCGGGTCGGTCACGAAGTGCCCGCCGAGGCGGCTCTGGGCGGGGTCCGCCGGGTCCAGCTCGCCCTGCTCGGCGATCAGCTTCGCGGCCCACGGTTCGGAGTCGTCCCGCGGTTCGTAGCCCAGCGCCCGTGCCGAGGTGAGGTCCCACCACAGGCGGGTGTTGGCGGAGGAGCCGTAGACCACCGTGTGGCCGACGTCCTCGGCGGTCAGGGCCGCGTGGAAGAGACGGGCGCCGTCGGCCGGGCTCATCCACACCGAGAGCATGCGCACGCTGGTCGGCTCCGGGAAGCAGGAACCGATGCGGACGGAGACGGTCTCCAGGCCGTGCCTGTCCCAGTAGAGCTGTGCCAGGTCCTCGCCGAAGGACTTGGAGAGGCCGTAGAAGGTGTCCGGGCGGCGCGGCGTGTCGACCGGGATCAGCGGATCGCCCGCGCGCGGGGCGGGGGTGAAGCCGACGGCGTGGTTGGAGGAGGCGAAGACGATCCGGGGCACACCTTCCAGGCGGGCCGCCTCGTACAGGTTGTAGGTCCCCTCGATGTTCGACCGGAGCACGCTCTCGAAGGGGGCCTCCAGGGAGATCCCGGCGAGGTGGAGGACGGCGTCCACGCCCCGCACGGCCTCGCGCAGGGCCTCCTTGTCGGCGAGGTCCGCGGTGATCGCGTCCGGTGCGTCGTCCACGGGGCGTACGTCGAACAGGCGCAGTGTGTGGCCGTGCTCCGGCAGCAGGGACCGCATCAGGGTGCCGAGCCCGCCGGCGGCGCCGGTGAGCAGGACGGTGCGGGGTGCGGGCATCCTCGGTCTCCTTCGACGTCAACGGCCGCGTTCATGGACTGCATTCACATGCGTGGACACGCTAGGGAGCGCTGACTCGCCTCGTCAAGTGTGCCGTGAGCGGGGGAAATCCGCCGTCGATGCGCCCGTTCGCGCGCTTGACCCGCTCCGCGGACGGCCCGTAGCGTGAGATCGTTCAGAAATATAGACGACGATCAGAAGCATGCACCGACAGGGAGCGCTCGTGACGCCTGCCCCTCTCGCCGCCCGGCTCCGCCACCCGAGCGGGCCGCTCTTCTTCCCCGTCACCGCCTACGGCCCCGACGGCGCCCTCGACCTCGACGTCTTCCGCACCCATGTGCGCAGCGGCGTCGCGGCAGGTGCCGCCGCCGTGTTCGCCTGCTGCGGCACCGGGGAGTTCCACGCGCTGCTGCCGGAGGAGTTCGAGGCCTGCGTCCGGGCGGCCGTGGAGGCCGCCGAGGGGCGCGTCCCGGTCGTCGCGGGCGCCGGATACGGCACCGCGCTCGCCGTCCGCTACGCCCGTCTCGCCGAGGGCGCGGGCGCCGACGGCCTCCTCGCCATGCCGCCGTACCTCGTGCTCGCCGGACAGGAGGGGCTGCTGCGGC of the Streptomyces sp. 1222.5 genome contains:
- a CDS encoding NAD(P)-dependent oxidoreductase; this encodes MPAPRTVLLTGAAGGLGTLMRSLLPEHGHTLRLFDVRPVDDAPDAITADLADKEALREAVRGVDAVLHLAGISLEAPFESVLRSNIEGTYNLYEAARLEGVPRIVFASSNHAVGFTPAPRAGDPLIPVDTPRRPDTFYGLSKSFGEDLAQLYWDRHGLETVSVRIGSCFPEPTSVRMLSVWMSPADGARLFHAALTAEDVGHTVVYGSSANTRLWWDLTSARALGYEPRDDSEPWAAKLIAEQGELDPADPAQSRLGGHFVTDPPIWPY
- a CDS encoding DeoR/GlpR family DNA-binding transcription regulator, whose translation is MSTRTAEERQREIVRAARATGSVDVTALAAELGVAKETVRRDLRALEDHGLVRRTHGGACPVESAGFETTLAFRATSHVPEKRRIAGAAAELLGDAETVFVDEGFTPQLIAEALPRDRPLTVVTASLPVAGALVEAEHVSVLLLGGRVRPGTLATVDHWTTKMLAGFVIDLAYIGANGISREHGLTTPDPAVGEVKAQAIRGARRTVFAGVHTKFGAVSFCRFAEVGALEAIVTSTLLPAAEAHRYSLLGPQVIRV